In Natronomonas halophila, one DNA window encodes the following:
- a CDS encoding acyl-CoA dehydrogenase family protein encodes MASESAGINFDTDEETSLILSSLEEFLESEVQSIEDDLGETWSNPRKRHEDDGRLVPEVQEAIQEVRKKSADAGFYAMNLPEDVGGEGVSNVTWYRSVKKVASTGPGIAEYALAGPEGPKPLLAQAEGEQVEKYLKPCIRGEKSTAFAQTEPGVGSDSPNMDTTAEKDGDEWVLNGRKQWITNAPYADFVQVFARTSPIEEMGRYGGISCFIVEEDEFEVASLNNAVGMTGMQGEIALDDVRIPEDRILGTEDGAFYDAMEFLSLGRLEIGARALGHTEFLIEKGVEYANDREAFGRPIGKFQGISHKLAEARANAFAANAAGLRLAWLMDNGEQAIEESSIVKYLASNVLFDVADDVVQVHGGNGLAEDNPFMDELQTGRILRIVEGTDEIQLNTIAKELGLP; translated from the coding sequence ATGGCAAGCGAGTCTGCCGGCATCAACTTCGACACCGACGAGGAGACGAGTCTCATCCTCTCGAGCCTCGAGGAGTTCCTCGAAAGTGAGGTCCAGTCCATCGAGGACGACCTCGGGGAGACGTGGTCGAACCCTCGAAAGCGCCACGAGGACGACGGCCGTCTGGTCCCCGAGGTACAGGAAGCGATTCAGGAGGTCCGTAAGAAGAGCGCCGACGCGGGCTTTTACGCGATGAACCTCCCCGAGGACGTCGGCGGCGAGGGCGTCTCCAACGTCACGTGGTATCGGTCGGTCAAGAAAGTCGCCTCGACGGGACCGGGCATCGCCGAATACGCACTCGCGGGCCCGGAAGGTCCGAAACCGCTTCTCGCCCAGGCCGAGGGCGAACAGGTCGAGAAATACCTGAAACCCTGCATCCGTGGGGAGAAGTCGACGGCTTTCGCCCAGACCGAACCCGGCGTCGGCTCCGATTCGCCGAACATGGACACCACCGCCGAGAAGGACGGCGACGAGTGGGTCCTCAACGGCCGGAAACAGTGGATTACGAACGCGCCCTACGCCGACTTCGTGCAGGTGTTCGCCCGCACATCTCCCATCGAGGAGATGGGCCGCTACGGCGGCATCTCCTGTTTCATCGTCGAGGAAGACGAGTTCGAAGTCGCCTCGCTGAACAACGCCGTCGGCATGACGGGGATGCAGGGCGAAATCGCCCTCGATGACGTCCGCATTCCCGAGGACCGAATCCTCGGCACCGAGGACGGCGCCTTCTACGATGCCATGGAGTTCCTCTCGCTGGGCCGCCTCGAAATCGGTGCCCGCGCGCTCGGCCACACCGAGTTCCTCATCGAGAAGGGCGTCGAATACGCCAACGACCGGGAAGCGTTCGGCCGTCCCATCGGCAAGTTCCAGGGCATCTCCCACAAACTCGCGGAGGCGCGGGCGAACGCCTTCGCGGCCAACGCGGCGGGGCTCCGTCTCGCGTGGCTGATGGATAACGGCGAACAGGCCATCGAGGAGTCCTCCATCGTCAAATACCTCGCCTCGAACGTCCTCTTCGACGTCGCCGACGACGTGGTGCAGGTCCACGGCGGCAACGGCCTCGCGGAGGACAACCCCTTCATGGACGAACTCCAGACGGGTCGTATCCTCCGCATCGTCGAGGGCACCGACGAAATCCAGTTGAACACCATCGCGAAGGAACTCGGCCTGCCGTAA
- a CDS encoding SDR family NAD(P)-dependent oxidoreductase yields the protein MGVLDRFRLDDDVVLITGAASGIGKGYAEACADVGADLALADIDSEGLDEVAEELDAETITLEVDVSDPEQVAAMVQETKAELGGLDVVFANAGIGRLSLPIDRYPLEEWDDVMDVNLDGVFYTIREAAAAMDDGGSIVTTASVLGEVASDWPGVAAYVASKGGVVQLTKQAAADLGDQDIRVNAIAPGWTHTDIGGGAFRKDSGMDEMHDRMAEETLLGRLGDPEDLKGLAVFLASDASVYCTGGVYKVDGGWTTT from the coding sequence ATGGGCGTCCTCGACCGATTCAGATTGGATGACGACGTGGTACTGATTACGGGCGCGGCATCCGGCATCGGCAAGGGGTATGCGGAGGCCTGCGCCGACGTGGGCGCGGACCTCGCGCTGGCCGATATCGACAGCGAGGGCCTCGACGAAGTCGCCGAGGAACTCGACGCCGAGACCATCACGCTCGAGGTTGACGTTTCGGACCCCGAGCAGGTCGCGGCGATGGTCCAGGAGACGAAAGCCGAACTCGGCGGTCTCGACGTGGTCTTCGCCAACGCCGGTATCGGCCGCCTCTCCTTGCCTATCGACCGCTACCCGCTCGAAGAGTGGGACGACGTGATGGACGTCAACCTCGACGGCGTCTTTTATACGATTCGCGAGGCGGCCGCGGCGATGGACGACGGCGGCAGCATCGTCACGACCGCCTCCGTGCTCGGCGAGGTTGCCTCCGATTGGCCCGGCGTCGCCGCCTACGTCGCCTCGAAGGGCGGCGTCGTCCAACTCACCAAGCAGGCCGCCGCAGACCTCGGCGACCAGGACATCCGCGTCAACGCTATCGCTCCCGGCTGGACGCACACGGATATCGGCGGCGGCGCGTTCCGCAAGGACTCCGGCATGGACGAGATGCACGACCGGATGGCCGAGGAAACCCTGCTCGGCCGTCTCGGCGACCCTGAGGACCTCAAAGGCCTCGCCGTCTTCCTCGCCAGCGACGCCTCGGTCTACTGTACGGGCGGCGTCTACAAGGTCGACGGCGGCTGGACGACGACGTAA
- a CDS encoding DMT family transporter has protein sequence MSRLYATSMFVTLAALWGLSFPAITVGLEYLPPLLFAAFRYDVAAVLLLAYAVVARDDWRPTGRNNRLAIVSGGLFLVAGNGLLFIGQQTVPSGIAAILQALVPIVTAIWALALLGERLSPVGAVGVGLGFLGIGLIVQPDPNNLLAGDTVGRLIIVGQAISVALGGVLVQRAGPSMDRVALTGWSMLVGGLVLHSVSFGASERLAAATLAPTALGAIVYLGVFSTAFAFVIYYTILEEQGAFETSLVAYLVPVVATVAGVFLLEESIGLLSVVGFVIVFVGFALLKRHALADLLAVGVN, from the coding sequence GTGTCACGGCTGTACGCCACTTCGATGTTCGTCACCCTCGCGGCGCTGTGGGGCCTCTCGTTCCCGGCGATAACCGTCGGTCTGGAGTATCTTCCGCCGCTTCTGTTCGCGGCGTTCCGCTACGACGTCGCCGCGGTCCTCCTTCTGGCCTACGCCGTCGTCGCTCGCGACGACTGGCGTCCGACCGGTCGGAACAATCGCCTCGCAATCGTCAGCGGCGGACTCTTTCTGGTCGCCGGCAACGGCCTGCTGTTCATCGGCCAACAGACCGTCCCGAGCGGTATCGCTGCTATCCTTCAGGCGCTGGTCCCCATCGTGACCGCGATATGGGCGCTCGCCTTGCTCGGTGAACGCCTCTCGCCGGTCGGGGCCGTCGGTGTCGGCCTCGGCTTCCTCGGCATCGGCCTCATCGTCCAACCCGACCCGAACAACTTGCTCGCCGGCGATACCGTCGGCCGACTCATCATCGTCGGGCAGGCGATTAGCGTCGCGCTTGGGGGCGTCCTCGTCCAGCGTGCCGGCCCCTCGATGGACCGCGTCGCCCTCACGGGCTGGTCGATGCTGGTCGGCGGCCTCGTCCTGCACTCCGTCAGCTTCGGCGCCAGCGAACGCCTTGCCGCCGCCACGCTCGCACCGACCGCGCTCGGCGCCATCGTCTATCTCGGCGTCTTCTCGACAGCGTTCGCGTTCGTCATCTACTACACCATCCTCGAAGAACAGGGCGCCTTCGAGACGAGCCTCGTCGCCTATCTCGTGCCGGTCGTCGCCACCGTGGCCGGCGTCTTCCTGCTTGAGGAATCCATCGGCCTGCTCTCGGTCGTCGGCTTCGTCATCGTCTTCGTCGGCTTCGCGCTCCTGAAGCGACACGCGCTGGCCGACCTGCTCGCCGTCGGCGTCAATTAA
- a CDS encoding CaiB/BaiF CoA transferase family protein, with translation MRLDGVRVLDLTRLLPGPYATQLLADAGADVVKIEDTGAGDYARHMPPTTDEGIGAVFDAVNRGKKSVALDLKSEGGREAFYELVAEADVVIESFRPGVTERLGVDYETLTDYREDLVYCSLTGYGQNGPHADKAAHDLNYIGLAGLLDMTREDTDEAPRMPGYQIADMAGGLLAAFSICSALLSRELGNTGGEYLDVALTDAVVSFSQALAPQALAGEDPRPGETPLTGKYPWYDVYEAADGRYVTLGALEPQFWNAFCEAVDRPELIGKHMTDDPAERQAVREELEAIFAERTRDEWAETMADVDAAVDAVYTPAEAFEHPQIEARGYVEQPEEGESRVGFPLCGSEIDRDTVDAPPGHGTHTEALLREAGLDDEELERLREEGAIN, from the coding sequence ATGCGACTTGATGGCGTACGCGTGCTCGACCTCACGCGCCTGTTGCCCGGCCCCTACGCGACCCAACTGCTCGCGGACGCGGGGGCGGACGTAGTGAAAATCGAGGATACCGGCGCGGGCGATTACGCCCGACACATGCCGCCGACGACCGACGAAGGCATCGGCGCCGTCTTCGATGCCGTCAACCGCGGCAAGAAAAGCGTCGCGCTGGACCTCAAAAGCGAGGGCGGCCGAGAAGCCTTCTACGAACTCGTCGCTGAGGCCGACGTCGTTATCGAGAGTTTCCGGCCCGGCGTCACCGAACGCCTCGGCGTCGATTACGAAACCCTGACCGACTACCGCGAGGACCTCGTCTACTGCTCGCTGACTGGCTACGGCCAGAACGGCCCCCACGCCGACAAGGCCGCCCACGACCTCAACTACATCGGCCTCGCGGGCCTGCTGGATATGACCCGCGAGGACACCGACGAGGCCCCGCGCATGCCGGGCTACCAGATAGCCGACATGGCCGGCGGCCTGCTCGCGGCGTTCTCGATTTGTTCAGCGCTGCTCTCCCGGGAACTCGGCAACACTGGCGGCGAGTATCTGGACGTGGCGCTGACCGATGCCGTCGTCTCCTTCTCGCAAGCGCTCGCACCGCAGGCGCTGGCCGGCGAGGACCCGCGACCGGGCGAGACGCCGCTGACCGGGAAATACCCGTGGTACGACGTCTACGAAGCCGCCGACGGCCGGTACGTCACCCTCGGCGCGCTGGAACCACAGTTCTGGAACGCCTTCTGTGAGGCCGTCGACCGGCCCGAACTCATCGGCAAGCACATGACCGACGACCCGGCCGAGCGGCAGGCCGTCCGCGAGGAACTGGAAGCCATCTTCGCCGAACGGACCCGCGACGAGTGGGCCGAAACGATGGCCGACGTCGACGCCGCCGTCGACGCCGTCTATACGCCGGCCGAAGCGTTCGAACACCCACAAATCGAGGCCCGCGGCTACGTCGAACAGCCCGAAGAGGGTGAATCGCGGGTCGGCTTCCCGCTTTGCGGTTCCGAGATAGACCGGGACACCGTCGACGCACCGCCGGGACACGGAACCCACACGGAAGCGCTGCTCCGAGAGGCCGGCTTGGACGACGAGGAACTCGAACGGCTTCGCGAGGAGGGCGCGATTAATTGA